Part of the Bacillus cereus group sp. RP43 genome is shown below.
CCGGGCGGAACCAACGAGTCCATTTAATATTTGATTGTAACTGATACTCTTTTGTATTTTCATAAAAACGAATAATACTTAAAGGAATCTTCGCCATGTCAAATGCCTCACTATGAAAATCATTCATTTTATCAACTAAACCTTTGTATTCCTTGCTATCTATTAAATTTCTGTTATGTAAAAATGCTTCACCAACTGTCGCAGTTCCTCTTAACCTGCTCATTGGTTTCCCGTAATATTTATAATTCGGAGTACTCTTTTCAATCATCCAGCCAACAAATGCTGGTAACGCTACTCCAATTCCATTTACAACACCGTGAATCCAAACCATTTGTGCAATTGTAATCGTCATTACTTGTTTGAAATTTCCGTATGAATATATGAGTGAAAACATTATTGTTACCATAAGTGTGCTAGAAGAAAGAACTAAAAGTACCTTCGCACTTATAGTATTGAATTTCGTTCTCCACACGTAAACTCCATATCCATAAATCGCACATAAATATATGAACACTGCAAAAAATTCAAATATCCTTGAGTATGTAATTCCTATCGCAACTGTCATAGGTGAAATGACTATGATAAACATAATAGCATCATATACTTTACTTCTCTTTTCTCTTTTCCTCCCTATTAAACCCGCTGACAATGGTAATAAAAACGCCGAATAATGAAAGTGTGCCGCTGTAAGTAAAACAATGTCAGAACTAAAGTGCATAATCGAAACCTTTGCTACTGAAGCAAAAAACCAAAAACCACCTAAAAACAAATAAATAAACGCACTATCGATAGCCGTCTCTTCTATCGGTTTCCATCCTCTTTCTAACAATCTACTTACACCAAATAACGCAACGATTCCTGTATATGCAAACCAAAGTAGCGCAAAGAAATAGTGATTTGTTACGAAAGCTAGCATTGCACTGATTGCTGCGATTGGATATAAAAACGATACAAATTTATAAAATAATACATACGATCCATTTCTTTTTTTCTTGTCAATAATACAAAAAGACATCGGTATAAATAACAAAATAGATAATAAAATAATTGCTTCAACTGGGTTTACATTCGACCACTCACATATTAGAAAAATAATATAGCAAGCAAGTCCAAATATTATATTTTTCATCTCGTTTATTCCCTTTCCACAAATGTTCCCTTATATGAAAATAATGAACCAATTAACGGATTTCGTACTTGTACATGAATTCGAAAACATTGTAGTGCTTCATCATAACTCTCTACAATTTTTGCCTCTCCGTATAAAAATCTAGGTAACGGTATTTTTCTTCCAAACATAAAAAACCATTGTTTCTTTGAAGAAATATGCATCCCGCCTTTTTCATCAATATAAAAACTCAATGTAGAAACGAGTAAATGTGGCTCACCAAAATAATCTACAATTTCATTATTCTCTTCATCCAACTGCATAACAGCGTTAAAATATCTTTTCTTATTATGAAAATAAAAAGTACGATTCCACCGTACAAATTCTTTCCCCTGTTCATCTCGCTCAGCGGTATTATGTATCGTAAATGGCACTTTCTTTCCTCGCTCAGAGAAAAACATTCGAAACTTCGATGCAATTTTCAAAATCAATTTAACTAAAAAAGAGCCACCGTAAATTTCATCCATTTCCCCTTCTCCTGTAAAA
Proteins encoded:
- a CDS encoding YndJ family transporter; amino-acid sequence: MKNIIFGLACYIIFLICEWSNVNPVEAIILLSILLFIPMSFCIIDKKKRNGSYVLFYKFVSFLYPIAAISAMLAFVTNHYFFALLWFAYTGIVALFGVSRLLERGWKPIEETAIDSAFIYLFLGGFWFFASVAKVSIMHFSSDIVLLTAAHFHYSAFLLPLSAGLIGRKREKRSKVYDAIMFIIVISPMTVAIGITYSRIFEFFAVFIYLCAIYGYGVYVWRTKFNTISAKVLLVLSSSTLMVTIMFSLIYSYGNFKQVMTITIAQMVWIHGVVNGIGVALPAFVGWMIEKSTPNYKYYGKPMSRLRGTATVGEAFLHNRNLIDSKEYKGLVDKMNDFHSEAFDMAKIPLSIIRFYENTKEYQLQSNIKWTRWFRPVAFCYEKMSKRVEQIHLGMGGKWETMHSSIIGIIDEKDGRENVRAWLRKNEAGESIFVALYAKHTHKNETYMNIGLPLPYSNMTGILKLCNKSNDLIITSKLRRNSKGDEGIYLHTRFFTIRLPLAETFIIKESKDQILEANHRMWIFGVKFLEIDYEIKKIEGK
- a CDS encoding DUF4166 domain-containing protein, with product MVNIYERLLGDSYKRLHPKLQKRYAITEENSFTGEGEMDEIYGGSFLVKLILKIASKFRMFFSERGKKVPFTIHNTAERDEQGKEFVRWNRTFYFHNKKRYFNAVMQLDEENNEIVDYFGEPHLLVSTLSFYIDEKGGMHISSKKQWFFMFGRKIPLPRFLYGEAKIVESYDEALQCFRIHVQVRNPLIGSLFSYKGTFVERE